In a single window of the Enoplosus armatus isolate fEnoArm2 chromosome 15, fEnoArm2.hap1, whole genome shotgun sequence genome:
- the gabrg1 gene encoding gamma-aminobutyric acid receptor subunit gamma-1 isoform X2, whose translation MVGKIWIPDTFFRNSRKSDAHWITTPNRLLRLWSNGRVMYTLRLTINAECYLKLHNFPMDEHSCPLEFSSYGYPKNEIMYRWQRRAVEVADQRYWRLYQFAFVGLRNTSDVAHTQSGEYVIMTIFFDLSRRMGYFTIQTYIPCSMIVVLSWVSFWINKDAVPARTSLGITTVLTMTTLSTISRKSLPKVSYVTAMDLFVSVCFIFTFAALMEYGTLHYFTSNRQTKKAKANNNTQVPNTHFLPSFFSSSMVNIRPGTSLLQMNNIVPYHEEGDYAYECLDGKDCTSFFCCFDDCRSGAWRENRMHVRVSKIDSYSRIFFPTAFGLFNLVYWIGYLYL comes from the exons ATGGTAGGCAAAATATGGATTCCTGACACATTCTTCAGGAATTCCCGCAAATCAGACGCCCACTGGATCACCACTCCCAACCGCCTCCTGAGGCTGTGGAGCAATGGGAGAGTCATGTACACACTGAG GTTGACTATTAATGCGGAGTGTTACCTTAAGCTGCATAACTTTCCAATGGATGAGCACTCGTGTCCACTGGAGTTTTCAAGCT ATGGTTATCCCAAAAATGAGATCATGTACCGGTGGCAGAGACGGGCAGTGGAGGTAGCAGACCAGCGGTACTGGAGACTCTACCAGTTTGCCTTTGTAGGGTTGAGGAACACCTCTGATGTGGCACACACCCAGTCAG GGGAATATGTTATCATGACAATCTTTTTTGACCTGAGTCGGAGAATGGGCTACTTCACCATCCAGACATACATTCCCTGCAGTATGATCGTAGTCTTGTCCTGGGTCTCCTTCTGGATCAACAAGGATGCCGTCCCAGCCCGCACATCTCTAG GTATCACCACAGTGCTCACCATGACTACTCTAAGCACCATCTCCAGGAAGTCCCTGCCCAAGGTTTCGTATGTCACTGCCATGGACCTGTTCGTCTCTGTCTGCTTCATCTTCACCTTTGCTGCCCTCATGGAGTATGGCACTCTGCACTACTTCACCAGCAACAGGCAGACCAAAAAGGCGAAAGccaacaataacacacaggtACCTAACActcattttcttccttcttttttct CATCCAGCATGGTGAATATCCGACCTGGCACGTCCCTACTGCAGATGAACAACATTGTGCCCTATCACGAGGAGGGTGACTATGCTTACGAGTGTTTGGATGGAAAAGACTGCAccagcttcttctgctgcttcgatGACTGCCGCTCAGGTGCCTGGCGCGAAAACAGAATGCACGTGCGGGTTTCCAAGATTGATTCTTACTCACGAATATTCTTTCCCACTGCTTTTGGCCTTTTCAATCTGGTTTATTGGATTGGCTATCTGTATCTATAA
- the gabrg1 gene encoding gamma-aminobutyric acid receptor subunit gamma-1 isoform X3, whose translation MVGKIWIPDTFFRNSRKSDAHWITTPNRLLRLWSNGRVMYTLRLTINAECYLKLHNFPMDEHSCPLEFSSYGYPKNEIMYRWQRRAVEVADQRYWRLYQFAFVGLRNTSDVAHTQSGEYVIMTIFFDLSRRMGYFTIQTYIPCSMIVVLSWVSFWINKDAVPARTSLGITTVLTMTTLSTISRKSLPKVSYVTAMDLFVSVCFIFTFAALMEYGTLHYFTSNRQTKKAKANNNTQKASSMVNIRPGTSLLQMNNIVPYHEEGDYAYECLDGKDCTSFFCCFDDCRSGAWRENRMHVRVSKIDSYSRIFFPTAFGLFNLVYWIGYLYL comes from the exons ATGGTAGGCAAAATATGGATTCCTGACACATTCTTCAGGAATTCCCGCAAATCAGACGCCCACTGGATCACCACTCCCAACCGCCTCCTGAGGCTGTGGAGCAATGGGAGAGTCATGTACACACTGAG GTTGACTATTAATGCGGAGTGTTACCTTAAGCTGCATAACTTTCCAATGGATGAGCACTCGTGTCCACTGGAGTTTTCAAGCT ATGGTTATCCCAAAAATGAGATCATGTACCGGTGGCAGAGACGGGCAGTGGAGGTAGCAGACCAGCGGTACTGGAGACTCTACCAGTTTGCCTTTGTAGGGTTGAGGAACACCTCTGATGTGGCACACACCCAGTCAG GGGAATATGTTATCATGACAATCTTTTTTGACCTGAGTCGGAGAATGGGCTACTTCACCATCCAGACATACATTCCCTGCAGTATGATCGTAGTCTTGTCCTGGGTCTCCTTCTGGATCAACAAGGATGCCGTCCCAGCCCGCACATCTCTAG GTATCACCACAGTGCTCACCATGACTACTCTAAGCACCATCTCCAGGAAGTCCCTGCCCAAGGTTTCGTATGTCACTGCCATGGACCTGTTCGTCTCTGTCTGCTTCATCTTCACCTTTGCTGCCCTCATGGAGTATGGCACTCTGCACTACTTCACCAGCAACAGGCAGACCAAAAAGGCGAAAGccaacaataacacacag AAAGCATCCAGCATGGTGAATATCCGACCTGGCACGTCCCTACTGCAGATGAACAACATTGTGCCCTATCACGAGGAGGGTGACTATGCTTACGAGTGTTTGGATGGAAAAGACTGCAccagcttcttctgctgcttcgatGACTGCCGCTCAGGTGCCTGGCGCGAAAACAGAATGCACGTGCGGGTTTCCAAGATTGATTCTTACTCACGAATATTCTTTCCCACTGCTTTTGGCCTTTTCAATCTGGTTTATTGGATTGGCTATCTGTATCTATAA
- the gabrg1 gene encoding gamma-aminobutyric acid receptor subunit gamma-1 isoform X1: MKRLFVRAARDKAMNPWLLFALLGLCAAFGPSKQEEEDYEDVPINKTWVLSPKVYESDVTLILNKLLQGYDNKLRPDIGVRPTVIETAVYVNSIGPVDPINMEYTIDIFFAQTWYDSRLKFNSSMKLLMLNSNMVGKIWIPDTFFRNSRKSDAHWITTPNRLLRLWSNGRVMYTLRLTINAECYLKLHNFPMDEHSCPLEFSSYGYPKNEIMYRWQRRAVEVADQRYWRLYQFAFVGLRNTSDVAHTQSGEYVIMTIFFDLSRRMGYFTIQTYIPCSMIVVLSWVSFWINKDAVPARTSLGITTVLTMTTLSTISRKSLPKVSYVTAMDLFVSVCFIFTFAALMEYGTLHYFTSNRQTKKAKANNNTQQKASSMVNIRPGTSLLQMNNIVPYHEEGDYAYECLDGKDCTSFFCCFDDCRSGAWRENRMHVRVSKIDSYSRIFFPTAFGLFNLVYWIGYLYL, from the exons TGCAGCATTTGGGCCCAgtaaacaggaagaagaggactaTGAAGATGTTCCCATAAATAAGACTTGGGTCTTATCACCTAAGGTCTATGAGAGCGATGTGACTTTGATCCTAAATAAACTGCTGCAGGGCTACGACAACAAACTGCGGCCTGACATCGGAG TAAGGCCGACAGTGATTGAAACAGCCGTGTATGTCAACAGCATCGGACCAGTGGACCCCATCAACATG GAATACACCATTGATATCTTCTTTGCCCAGACATGGTATGACAGCCGACTGAAGTTCAACAGCTCGATGAAGCTGCTCATGCTCAACAGTAACATGGTAGGCAAAATATGGATTCCTGACACATTCTTCAGGAATTCCCGCAAATCAGACGCCCACTGGATCACCACTCCCAACCGCCTCCTGAGGCTGTGGAGCAATGGGAGAGTCATGTACACACTGAG GTTGACTATTAATGCGGAGTGTTACCTTAAGCTGCATAACTTTCCAATGGATGAGCACTCGTGTCCACTGGAGTTTTCAAGCT ATGGTTATCCCAAAAATGAGATCATGTACCGGTGGCAGAGACGGGCAGTGGAGGTAGCAGACCAGCGGTACTGGAGACTCTACCAGTTTGCCTTTGTAGGGTTGAGGAACACCTCTGATGTGGCACACACCCAGTCAG GGGAATATGTTATCATGACAATCTTTTTTGACCTGAGTCGGAGAATGGGCTACTTCACCATCCAGACATACATTCCCTGCAGTATGATCGTAGTCTTGTCCTGGGTCTCCTTCTGGATCAACAAGGATGCCGTCCCAGCCCGCACATCTCTAG GTATCACCACAGTGCTCACCATGACTACTCTAAGCACCATCTCCAGGAAGTCCCTGCCCAAGGTTTCGTATGTCACTGCCATGGACCTGTTCGTCTCTGTCTGCTTCATCTTCACCTTTGCTGCCCTCATGGAGTATGGCACTCTGCACTACTTCACCAGCAACAGGCAGACCAAAAAGGCGAAAGccaacaataacacacag CAGAAAGCATCCAGCATGGTGAATATCCGACCTGGCACGTCCCTACTGCAGATGAACAACATTGTGCCCTATCACGAGGAGGGTGACTATGCTTACGAGTGTTTGGATGGAAAAGACTGCAccagcttcttctgctgcttcgatGACTGCCGCTCAGGTGCCTGGCGCGAAAACAGAATGCACGTGCGGGTTTCCAAGATTGATTCTTACTCACGAATATTCTTTCCCACTGCTTTTGGCCTTTTCAATCTGGTTTATTGGATTGGCTATCTGTATCTATAA